The following proteins come from a genomic window of Endomicrobiales bacterium:
- the scpB gene encoding SMC-Scp complex subunit ScpB translates to MEKNDVKKIIEALLFVADQSLPLVAMKDALGEAAQGHDLETLVQELSENLKERNSPVEIRFVAGGWQLCTRREYSPWVRRLYREKSTLKLSPSAVETLAIIAYKQPITRSEVEEIRGVEASGVLETLLERKLIKIAGRKETLGRPLLYGTTQEFLAHFGLANLSELPVIEELAPQEEPAEELGPQEEALEAETQQKLELE, encoded by the coding sequence ATGGAAAAGAATGATGTAAAAAAAATTATAGAAGCATTGCTTTTTGTGGCAGATCAGTCATTACCTTTGGTGGCAATGAAAGATGCTTTAGGTGAAGCCGCGCAAGGGCACGATTTAGAAACTCTTGTACAAGAACTAAGTGAAAATTTAAAAGAGCGAAATAGCCCCGTTGAAATTAGGTTTGTGGCAGGTGGCTGGCAGCTTTGTACTCGCAGGGAGTATAGCCCATGGGTACGCCGCCTTTACAGAGAAAAATCTACCCTGAAACTTTCACCGTCCGCTGTAGAAACGCTTGCAATTATAGCTTATAAACAGCCGATAACACGCTCAGAAGTAGAGGAAATAAGAGGTGTTGAGGCCTCAGGCGTTTTAGAGACACTGCTTGAAAGAAAGCTAATAAAAATTGCTGGCAGAAAAGAAACTCTTGGCCGGCCGTTGCTTTATGGTACAACACAAGAATTTTTGGCACATTTTGGTTTGGCCAACTTAAGCGAATTACCGGTTATAGAAGAACTTGCTCCACAAGAAGAGCCGGCGGAAGAGCTTGGGCCACAAGAAGAAGCGCTTGAAGCAGAGACACAGCAAAAATTGGAGTTGGAATGA
- the galT gene encoding galactose-1-phosphate uridylyltransferase, with amino-acid sequence MSELRKDPVTGRWVIISQERGGRPLQEEKPAQKTDHKSCPFCEGNEKLTPSEIYAVGKVGRHKNSTGWDIRVIPNKFPALRVEGEVLTRGENMYDKMNGIGAHEVIIETPEHSKSGALLSVEQYKSILLTYAERINDLKKDLRMEYILIFKNHGLSAGATLEHPHSQLIATPIVPKKVLEELSSAKKYFEFKGRCVFCDMINTELNSNSRVVYENDNFIAFCPFASRFPFEIWVLPRSHDSAYEDISEKEASELARALKTVLGKLNEALSNPDYNYILHNWPHKNNDRNIFHWHIEIMPKLTKIAGFEWGSGFYINPTSPEDAAKFLREVL; translated from the coding sequence ATGTCGGAGTTAAGGAAAGATCCGGTAACAGGCAGGTGGGTAATAATTTCGCAAGAACGCGGGGGAAGGCCGTTACAAGAAGAAAAACCTGCGCAAAAAACAGATCATAAATCATGCCCGTTTTGTGAAGGTAACGAAAAACTTACCCCAAGTGAAATATACGCGGTAGGTAAAGTTGGCCGCCATAAAAATTCAACAGGGTGGGATATTCGCGTTATACCAAACAAGTTCCCCGCTCTTAGGGTAGAAGGTGAGGTGCTTACTCGCGGTGAAAATATGTATGACAAAATGAACGGTATTGGCGCACATGAAGTGATAATTGAAACACCAGAGCATTCTAAAAGCGGTGCATTGCTTTCAGTTGAACAGTACAAGAGCATATTGCTTACTTACGCGGAACGAATTAACGACTTAAAAAAAGATTTGCGTATGGAATATATTTTGATTTTTAAAAATCATGGTTTATCAGCAGGTGCAACGCTAGAGCATCCACACTCTCAACTAATCGCCACCCCAATTGTTCCTAAAAAAGTGCTTGAAGAGCTTAGCAGTGCAAAAAAATATTTTGAGTTTAAAGGGCGTTGCGTTTTTTGCGATATGATTAACACGGAACTTAATTCAAACAGCAGAGTTGTTTATGAAAATGATAATTTTATTGCATTTTGCCCATTTGCTTCGCGCTTTCCTTTTGAGATTTGGGTTTTGCCAAGGTCGCACGATAGTGCTTATGAAGACATAAGTGAAAAGGAAGCATCTGAGCTTGCCAGAGCGCTAAAAACGGTGCTTGGTAAGTTAAATGAAGCATTATCTAACCCCGATTATAATTACATATTGCACAATTGGCCGCATAAAAATAATGACAGGAACATCTTTCACTGGCATATAGAAATTATGCCAAAACTTACAAAGATTGCCGGCTTTGAGTGGGGCTCTGGTTTTTATATAAACCCGACAAGCCCTGAAGATGCGGCGAAGTTTTTAAGAGAAGTGTTGTAA
- a CDS encoding sugar phosphate isomerase/epimerase, which yields MTLALSTAYGAKNASSWQPLLESTQRAGFKAVELNVEIPDSWLSEIEKSVTRGEVSVLSVHNYCPKIQELPKGRTIYSGYLLTSDDAQERYNAITYTKKSIETAKHVGAKFVVVHCGEVPSSPDGHELLKKFTLFGANREYLKDLEDLRIRRAANAGKYLERLYSSLDELANFAAKNGIALGLENRFYTHEIPSTQELCDIFDKFVGAPLYYWHDNGHAEVFSRILWSKNHIEIIAPLAKHIGGFHLHDLRKIVDHYAPGSGDFDFKCLLPYIKKEHCLVVEAHSKSTFDELSNSIKYLNSISIA from the coding sequence ATGACTTTGGCGCTTTCAACAGCATATGGTGCTAAAAATGCATCTTCTTGGCAGCCACTTTTAGAGAGTACGCAAAGAGCTGGGTTTAAAGCAGTTGAACTAAATGTTGAAATACCAGATTCTTGGCTTAGTGAAATTGAAAAATCTGTTACTCGTGGTGAAGTAAGTGTTTTGAGTGTGCATAATTACTGCCCAAAAATTCAAGAGCTTCCAAAAGGGCGCACAATATACTCCGGATATCTCTTAACCTCCGACGATGCACAAGAGCGTTACAATGCAATCACTTATACAAAAAAATCTATAGAAACAGCCAAACACGTTGGCGCGAAATTTGTTGTTGTGCACTGCGGCGAAGTACCTTCTTCTCCGGATGGTCACGAATTATTAAAAAAGTTTACACTTTTTGGGGCAAACCGTGAGTACCTGAAAGATTTAGAAGATTTGCGCATAAGGCGTGCTGCGAATGCAGGTAAATATTTAGAGCGGCTTTATAGTTCTTTAGACGAGCTTGCAAATTTTGCGGCTAAAAATGGCATAGCACTCGGCCTTGAAAACCGTTTTTACACGCATGAAATACCTTCCACTCAAGAGCTCTGCGATATATTTGATAAATTTGTTGGAGCTCCTTTATATTATTGGCATGATAACGGCCATGCTGAAGTTTTTTCAAGAATACTTTGGAGCAAAAACCATATTGAGATAATAGCTCCGCTTGCAAAGCACATTGGTGGTTTTCATTTACACGATTTGCGCAAAATTGTGGACCATTACGCTCCAGGTAGCGGTGATTTTGACTTTAAATGTTTGTTGCCTTACATAAAAAAAGAACATTGTTTGGTAGTTGAGGCACACTCTAAATCCACATTTGACGAACTTTCAAACAGTATTAAATACTTAAATAGTATAAGCATTGCTTAG